The following proteins come from a genomic window of Dreissena polymorpha isolate Duluth1 chromosome 1, UMN_Dpol_1.0, whole genome shotgun sequence:
- the LOC127835771 gene encoding uncharacterized protein LOC127835771 produces MISFKTAVFTVALFGVIQKGAAINCHQCNSWDGAQCGDRFEGLTSYDAAGNADNVDECGMRDTHCLKVKTTLKLYDSGFITGEPKRSIVVTRGCVTAPDAGEFCEAIDMDSGMQIRCLCSTDECNLAASHAPSLLLGLLSALTSWLLLKY; encoded by the exons atgatttcatTTAAAACAGCTGTATTTACTGTGGCCCTTTTCGGAGTAATACAAAAAG GAGCGGCCATAAACTGCCATCAATGTAACTCATGGGATGGGGCACAATGCGGTGACAGGTTCGAGGGACTTACCTCGTACGATGCTGCAGGAAATGCAGATAACGTTGATGAATGTGGCATGCGTGACACACACTGTTTGAAAGTTAAAACTACGCTGAAGTTGTACGACTCGGGCTTTATAACCGGAGAACCTAAAA GGTCCATTGTAGTCACCAGAGGATGTGTTACAGCACCAGATGCAG GGGAGTTCTGTGAAGCTATAGACATGGACTCCGGCATGCAGATCCGATGCCTGTGTTCTACGGACGAGTGTAATCTAGCTGCATCACATGCCCCAAGTCTTCTGCTGGGTCTTTTGTCGGCTCTGACGTCATGGTTActattaaaatattga